From Dehalococcoidia bacterium, the proteins below share one genomic window:
- a CDS encoding DUF2283 domain-containing protein produces MKITYDARVDALYIRFLDTTVTTKNVSDGVAFDYDADGKLAGIEILEAGVRIGD; encoded by the coding sequence ATGAAGATTACCTATGATGCCCGCGTCGACGCGCTCTACATAAGATTTCTGGACACCACTGTCACGACGAAGAACGTCAGCGACGGCGTCGCGTTCGACTACGACGCCGACGGCAAGCTCGCCGGCATCGAGATCCTGGAGGCGGGCGTGCGCATCGGCGAC